A single genomic interval of Aedes aegypti strain LVP_AGWG chromosome 1, AaegL5.0 Primary Assembly, whole genome shotgun sequence harbors:
- the LOC5564713 gene encoding 60S acidic ribosomal protein P2: MRYVAAYLLAVLGGNASPSNADIEKILSSVGIEADSTRVTKVVNELKGKSVEELIASGREKLSSMPAGGAAPAAGAGAAAGGAAAAPAEEKKEEKKEESESEDDDMGFGLFE; this comes from the exons ATGCGTTACGTGGCTGCATACCTCCTGGCTGTCCTCGGCGGAAACGCCAGCCCATCGAATGCCGACATCGAGAAGATCCTGAGCTCGGTCGGTATCGAAGCGGATTCGACCCGTGTCACGAAAGTGGTCAACGAGCTGAAGGGCAAATCGGTCGAGGAACTGATTGCCTCCGGTCGCGAGAAGCTCTCGTCGATGCCAGCTGGTGGTGCCGCCCCGGCTGCCGGTGCTGGTGCTGCGGCCGGTGGTGCCGCTGCCGCCCCCGCTGAGGAGAAGAAGG AAGAAAAGAAGGAAGAGTCGGAATCCGAGGACGACGACATGGGATTCGGTCTCTTTGAATAA
- the LOC5563979 gene encoding NTF2-related export protein produces MEEEFIKLYNEKVAKKRHQMTRLYMDNGLLVWNGNGANGKDNIQKYFQELPRFEHIMNTLLAQPIIGDAVPSQLTFIIKVSGTVIFQDNSTKHFLKTFTITAQGDEWKIASDCSAASGC; encoded by the coding sequence ATGGAGGAGGAATTCATCAAACTGTACAACGAAAAAGTAGCCAAGAAGCGGCATCAGATGACCCGGCTCTACATGGACAACGGTTTGCTGGTGTGGAACGGAAATGGTGCCAACGGGAAGGACAACATCCAGAAGTACTTCCAGGAACTGCCCCGCTTCGAACACATTATGAACACCCTGCTCGCTCAGCCGATCATTGGCGACGCTGTGCCCTCGCAGCTGACGTTCATCATCAAGGTTTCGGGAACGGTCATCTTCCAGGACAATTCTACCAAACATTTCCTGAAGACATTCACAATTACAGCTCAGGGCGACGAGTGGAAGATTGCGAGTGATTGCAGCGCTGCTTCCGGTTGCTAG